Proteins found in one Luteimonas chenhongjianii genomic segment:
- the panE gene encoding 2-dehydropantoate 2-reductase, whose protein sequence is MRILVLGAGGTGGYFGGRLAQAGVDVTFLVRAPRAAQLARDGLRIRSALGDAQFPVAHVTADALPALAARDPFDLVLLSCKAYDLDSSIDAIAPAVGPSTAVLPILNGLPHYAALDARFGADAVLGGLCFISAMKGGDGEVVHLPSPPSITFGERDASRNGSARTRAIEAVCAGAPGFDAVRSDTFMQAAWNKFAFLAALAAATCLMRASIGRIVATDGGTAFLVSLHEECLAVARAEGQAIPAEAAAQARSLLTRAGSTVTASMLRDLESGQEVEAAQIVGDMRARAHAAGLALPHLDAAWVHLQAYRSRRDTPDTP, encoded by the coding sequence ATGCGCATCCTCGTCCTTGGCGCCGGCGGCACCGGCGGATATTTCGGCGGTCGCCTCGCGCAGGCAGGGGTCGACGTCACGTTCCTCGTGCGCGCGCCCCGCGCCGCGCAGCTCGCGCGTGATGGCCTGCGGATCCGCAGCGCACTGGGCGATGCGCAGTTCCCGGTCGCCCACGTCACCGCCGACGCGCTGCCCGCGCTGGCCGCTCGCGATCCTTTCGATCTCGTCCTGCTGAGCTGCAAGGCCTACGACCTGGACAGTTCGATCGACGCGATCGCACCGGCGGTCGGTCCGTCGACGGCCGTCCTGCCGATCCTCAACGGTCTGCCGCACTACGCCGCGCTCGATGCCCGCTTCGGCGCCGATGCCGTGCTGGGCGGGCTATGTTTCATCAGCGCGATGAAGGGGGGCGACGGCGAAGTCGTGCATCTGCCCTCGCCACCGTCGATCACCTTCGGCGAACGCGATGCATCGCGCAACGGCAGTGCCCGGACACGTGCAATCGAAGCGGTGTGCGCGGGCGCACCCGGCTTCGACGCGGTGCGCAGCGACACCTTCATGCAGGCGGCCTGGAACAAGTTCGCGTTCCTTGCCGCGCTCGCTGCGGCGACCTGCCTGATGCGCGCGAGCATCGGCCGCATCGTCGCCACCGACGGCGGCACGGCGTTCCTCGTTTCGCTGCATGAAGAATGCCTGGCAGTCGCCCGCGCCGAAGGCCAGGCCATTCCCGCCGAAGCGGCGGCCCAGGCACGCAGCCTGCTGACCCGGGCAGGCTCGACGGTCACCGCCTCGATGCTGCGTGACCTGGAATCCGGTCAGGAGGTCGAGGCGGCGCAGATCGTCGGTGACATGCGCGCGCGCGCGCACGCGGCGGGACTGGCGCTGCCGCACCTCGATGCCGCCTGGGTGCATCTGCAGGCCTACCGCTCACGCCGCGACACCCCCGACACCCCCTGA
- a CDS encoding sel1 repeat family protein, translating to MRIRALLIAAAVLLAGGAGFLAGRGGIPGDGDTAAETSSATVTEDVTSAGPGFAPAAVPVDNDAELPEPGAPLAAIHDTLVRRAAQGEARAACRLAAEHERCEVLRSQLRGAIAKTNRGPEWMERRLLEIDTEESRAQLQTLRAHQSEQLAEQTRLVAQCDATAPLSPQARARYWRQAALAGHVPSMRHYAIGNAFRFHDLMDALPALQTYRREAEAVATRAAKAGDVASIYALAMAYADLDGAYSRPFLAQTVTPDLAKALAWFSVLERHPGITGLSPEHPVARNVARRRAELAAAATPSEGARAADLAAEAAVPRHVEPAIMLSPEGGIHDIAPDACSESEFAAAR from the coding sequence ATGAGGATCCGCGCACTGTTGATCGCCGCCGCCGTGTTGCTGGCCGGCGGCGCGGGGTTCCTCGCCGGCCGCGGCGGGATCCCCGGTGATGGCGACACGGCGGCGGAAACGTCGTCAGCGACCGTCACCGAGGATGTGACATCAGCTGGCCCAGGGTTCGCCCCCGCGGCCGTACCCGTCGATAACGATGCCGAACTTCCCGAGCCCGGCGCTCCGCTGGCTGCGATCCACGACACGCTTGTCCGGCGCGCCGCGCAAGGCGAGGCGCGTGCTGCCTGTCGGCTGGCCGCCGAACACGAGCGTTGCGAAGTGCTCCGCTCGCAGCTGCGGGGCGCCATCGCCAAAACCAATCGCGGGCCCGAGTGGATGGAGCGTCGTCTGCTGGAGATCGACACCGAGGAAAGCCGCGCGCAGCTCCAAACCCTGCGCGCGCATCAGAGTGAGCAATTGGCGGAGCAGACGCGGCTGGTCGCCCAATGCGACGCCACTGCGCCGCTGTCGCCTCAGGCACGTGCCCGTTACTGGCGCCAGGCCGCTCTCGCGGGGCACGTGCCGTCAATGCGCCACTACGCGATCGGCAATGCGTTCCGCTTTCATGACCTGATGGATGCGCTGCCGGCGCTGCAGACCTATCGCCGCGAAGCCGAAGCTGTCGCCACGCGCGCGGCCAAGGCCGGCGACGTCGCCAGCATCTACGCGTTGGCCATGGCTTATGCAGACCTCGACGGCGCTTATTCGCGCCCATTCCTCGCCCAGACCGTCACGCCCGATCTGGCCAAGGCGCTGGCCTGGTTCTCCGTACTGGAACGCCATCCTGGAATCACCGGCCTGTCCCCTGAGCATCCGGTGGCCCGCAATGTGGCCAGGCGCCGCGCCGAACTGGCCGCGGCCGCCACGCCAAGCGAAGGGGCCCGGGCCGCGGATCTGGCCGCAGAGGCGGCGGTTCCGCGTCACGTCGAGCCAGCGATCATGCTGTCGCCCGAAGGTGGGATCCACGACATCGCGCCCGATGCCTGCAGCGAATCCGAGTTCGCCGCCGCCCGCTGA
- a CDS encoding lysophospholipid acyltransferase family protein, translating to MSKTKYPLLIPVPPNAPRVKPSRLARWIGRNILRLGGWRVVGELPDVSRLVLIGAPHSSNWDGVWGFAAKAALGLDIRVLGKDSLFRIPVLGWALRELGVIPVDRSRASRVIEQAAAAINGPEPFWYGLAPEGTRKRVERWKTGFWKIAKAANVPIQTMYFHYPDKVIGFGPLIQPSDDLDADMAALRAWFAPWMGKNRGTV from the coding sequence ATGAGCAAGACGAAATACCCGTTACTGATTCCCGTACCCCCCAATGCACCGCGTGTGAAACCCAGCCGGCTCGCGCGCTGGATCGGCCGCAACATCCTGCGGCTGGGCGGCTGGCGCGTGGTGGGTGAATTGCCCGATGTCTCGCGCCTGGTGCTGATCGGCGCTCCGCATTCGTCCAACTGGGACGGTGTCTGGGGCTTCGCGGCCAAGGCCGCGCTGGGCCTGGACATCCGCGTGCTGGGCAAGGATTCGCTGTTCCGCATTCCGGTGCTGGGCTGGGCCTTGCGCGAGCTGGGCGTGATTCCGGTGGATCGCAGCCGCGCCTCGCGCGTGATCGAACAGGCCGCCGCGGCGATCAATGGTCCCGAGCCGTTCTGGTACGGCCTTGCCCCCGAAGGCACGCGCAAGCGGGTGGAACGCTGGAAGACCGGCTTCTGGAAGATCGCCAAGGCCGCCAATGTGCCCATTCAGACGATGTACTTCCATTACCCCGACAAGGTCATCGGCTTCGGCCCGCTGATCCAGCCAAGCGACGATCTCGACGCCGACATGGCGGCGCTGCGTGCCTGGTTCGCGCCGTGGATGGGCAAGAACCGCGGCACGGTCTGA
- a CDS encoding ABC transporter permease — MSAPARRAVFREALQAELAHLARDRWDRLLLLVIPPVLMAVVAAMFSAGVIREIPVAVVDEDHSTLSRAAIRNMDASPALRIAAMPLDLDAAWPLVRSGRVYSVAYLPRGLAGNALREPDAAIVYYNAAFQTVGAIAASAQADALTAAAQPRLQSLARDVGVPSVPLTLPAIQNTTVGNPQTNFELFLGGLVVPGILHLLIASAAVMAFGRELRGGSLAQWARRWDGRLLQASLAKSLPYVVAFVAWGLVWLAWLCGWRGWGIAGSLPMLLAGLVVLMTATVALSALLVNATGDMDIAYSATAVYAGAAIAFSNGTLPLTHGPVVTQVWSALLPYTHYLRVQNAQMVMGADAGASLGDVGLLLGVTLGAGALALALAHRRARRQPKPEHEVFPVAPDRAGAAFIDTFRGIVHSLSVASLLILGVVGYAFYYPMAYAGQTAVKLPVAVVDQDHSPLSRAMVRALDATRAIDARTVAAGYLEAQHMLRNGRVDGVVMIPQGFESRLLSGQPHGIAIDVDGSHLVRASAIGKSMTATITGILEARLAALDGALHVQTRVPSIVQRPLYNTSDGYGSYVVPAVACIILQQTLLLGSALVAAIRRRTRATVLGTRGFIGLWGGLIVAGVLGNLFYFGFVFWFQDYPRMGNPLGMLCLVPLFAASASALGLALGTCFDQPMRVMQLLVGTSVPLFFLGGSAWPPFLMPDWLVAIGQLSPATSAIQGFVELNSAGATLGEVAPHAAVLACLTIVYGWIAWKRLVRGAMRARAGVPEPQAG; from the coding sequence ATGAGCGCCCCGGCCCGTCGCGCGGTGTTCCGGGAGGCGCTGCAGGCCGAACTGGCGCATCTCGCGCGCGACCGCTGGGACCGGCTGCTGCTGCTGGTGATTCCCCCGGTGCTGATGGCGGTGGTGGCCGCCATGTTCTCGGCCGGGGTCATCCGCGAGATCCCGGTCGCGGTGGTCGACGAGGATCACTCGACGCTCAGCCGCGCCGCGATCCGCAACATGGACGCCAGCCCGGCCCTGCGCATCGCGGCGATGCCGCTCGATCTCGACGCGGCCTGGCCGCTGGTGCGTTCGGGCCGGGTCTACAGCGTGGCCTACCTGCCGCGCGGCCTGGCCGGCAACGCCTTGCGAGAGCCGGACGCGGCCATCGTCTACTACAACGCCGCGTTCCAGACGGTGGGCGCGATCGCGGCATCGGCGCAGGCCGACGCGCTGACCGCCGCGGCGCAGCCCCGGCTGCAGTCGCTGGCTCGCGACGTCGGCGTGCCCTCGGTGCCGCTGACACTGCCGGCCATCCAGAACACCACCGTCGGCAATCCGCAGACCAACTTCGAACTGTTCCTCGGCGGCCTGGTGGTGCCGGGGATCCTGCACCTGCTGATCGCCAGCGCGGCGGTGATGGCGTTCGGACGCGAACTGCGCGGCGGCTCGCTGGCGCAGTGGGCGCGGCGCTGGGACGGCCGACTGCTGCAGGCGTCGCTGGCCAAGTCCCTGCCCTACGTGGTGGCCTTCGTCGCCTGGGGACTGGTGTGGCTCGCGTGGCTGTGCGGCTGGCGCGGCTGGGGCATCGCCGGCAGCCTGCCGATGCTGCTGGCCGGGCTGGTGGTGCTGATGACCGCGACCGTCGCGCTCTCGGCCCTGCTGGTCAACGCCACCGGCGACATGGACATCGCCTACTCCGCGACAGCGGTCTATGCCGGCGCCGCCATCGCGTTCTCCAACGGCACCCTGCCGCTGACCCACGGACCGGTGGTCACCCAGGTGTGGAGCGCGCTGCTGCCCTATACGCACTACCTGCGGGTGCAGAACGCGCAGATGGTGATGGGCGCCGACGCAGGCGCGTCGCTGGGCGATGTCGGCCTGCTGCTCGGCGTCACCCTGGGGGCGGGGGCCCTGGCGCTGGCGCTCGCGCACCGACGCGCGCGCCGGCAGCCGAAGCCGGAGCACGAGGTGTTCCCGGTCGCGCCAGACCGCGCCGGCGCCGCCTTCATCGACACCTTCCGCGGCATCGTGCACAGCCTCTCGGTGGCCAGCCTGCTGATCCTGGGCGTGGTCGGCTATGCCTTCTACTACCCGATGGCGTATGCCGGGCAGACCGCGGTCAAGCTGCCGGTCGCGGTGGTCGACCAGGATCATTCGCCGCTGAGCCGGGCCATGGTGCGGGCGCTGGACGCCACGCGCGCGATCGACGCGCGCACCGTCGCCGCCGGCTACCTCGAGGCCCAGCACATGCTGCGCAACGGCCGCGTCGATGGCGTGGTGATGATCCCGCAGGGCTTCGAATCACGGCTGCTGTCGGGGCAGCCGCATGGCATCGCGATCGACGTGGACGGCTCGCACCTGGTGCGTGCGTCGGCGATCGGCAAGTCGATGACGGCCACCATTACCGGCATCCTCGAGGCGCGGCTGGCGGCGCTCGACGGCGCCTTGCACGTGCAGACGCGCGTGCCGAGCATCGTCCAGCGCCCGCTCTACAACACCTCCGACGGCTACGGCAGTTACGTGGTGCCGGCGGTGGCCTGCATCATCCTGCAGCAGACCCTGCTGCTGGGCTCGGCGCTGGTCGCCGCAATCCGCCGCCGCACCCGCGCCACCGTCCTTGGCACCCGCGGTTTCATCGGCCTGTGGGGTGGGCTGATCGTCGCCGGGGTGCTGGGCAACCTGTTCTATTTCGGATTCGTGTTCTGGTTCCAGGACTACCCGCGCATGGGCAACCCGCTGGGGATGCTGTGCCTGGTGCCGCTGTTCGCCGCCTCCGCTTCGGCGCTGGGGCTGGCGCTGGGCACCTGCTTCGACCAGCCGATGCGGGTGATGCAGCTGCTGGTCGGCACTTCGGTGCCCTTGTTCTTCCTTGGCGGCAGCGCCTGGCCGCCGTTCCTGATGCCGGACTGGCTGGTGGCCATCGGCCAGCTGTCGCCGGCCACCTCCGCGATCCAGGGCTTCGTCGAACTCAACTCCGCCGGCGCGACGCTGGGCGAGGTCGCGCCCCACGCAGCGGTGCTCGCCTGCCTGACCATCGTCTATGGGTGGATCGCATGGAAACGCCTGGTGCGCGGCGCGATGCGCGCCCGGGCAGGCGTACCCGAGCCGCAGGCCGGGTAA
- a CDS encoding pseudouridine synthase: MIEVRYADEWLAVVDKPAGLMVHDSALARDEHDFLADRLREQFGRPLFLIHRLDRATSGGLLVAFDRETASALGAQWMARTVDKHYLAICRGWPDDIVVDHPLDGGPGKPVKKPAITRFTRLATTELALPSSGFATSRYALLRAEPMTGRFRQIRRHLKHLSHHLIGDTSHGDGRHNRNFRMLGIHRMLLHAERVGFDHPRTGQRLVVETPPGDEFAKALLLFPGVPA, from the coding sequence ATGATCGAGGTGCGCTACGCGGACGAATGGCTGGCGGTCGTGGACAAGCCGGCGGGCCTGATGGTCCACGACAGCGCCCTGGCCCGGGACGAGCACGACTTCCTCGCCGACCGCCTGCGCGAGCAGTTCGGCCGGCCGCTGTTCCTGATCCACCGGCTGGACCGGGCGACCAGCGGCGGCCTGCTGGTGGCCTTCGACCGCGAGACCGCGTCCGCGCTCGGCGCCCAGTGGATGGCGCGCACGGTCGACAAGCACTACCTCGCGATCTGCCGCGGCTGGCCGGACGACATCGTGGTCGACCATCCACTCGATGGCGGCCCCGGCAAACCGGTGAAAAAGCCGGCGATCACCCGCTTCACCCGCCTGGCGACGACCGAACTGGCATTGCCGTCATCGGGGTTTGCGACCTCGCGCTACGCCCTGCTGCGCGCAGAGCCGATGACCGGGCGTTTCCGCCAGATCCGCCGGCACCTCAAGCACCTCTCGCACCATCTGATCGGCGACACCAGTCACGGCGACGGCCGCCACAATCGCAACTTCCGCATGCTCGGCATCCACCGCATGCTGCTCCACGCCGAGCGCGTGGGCTTCGACCACCCCAGGACGGGCCAGCGGCTCGTGGTCGAGACGCCGCCTGGCGACGAATTCGCCAAGGCCCTGCTGCTCTTTCCCGGGGTGCCGGCCTAG
- a CDS encoding TolC family protein, which translates to MALLLAATAAVLPAGASPPIPMTFDAAQARRQATSPVLGASSADLAAAEAQADAAARLYRPTVALDAQWLHYQKTFDLSLLGALDQVESVASQLVPGIIGDLPGVPGEILQLINARLRQTLPEFFAALPDTVRIRGSQTTLRPVVSAVMPIYTGGAITASREAADANVGLVRALREQTQDLEDVQLVQQYFGVVLAQQAVQIAGETRDGFELHLHNAQLMEREGVLSTAQRLQVQVARDTAQRQYDRAQLEYDTASRALARSLDEAAGVTPESPLFVDRTPLPPLEGFITQAEGGHPLVAQAEARRRLAGAGVELARSRYRPQVFAFGTYNLDRDSALPIEPDWAVGLALRYELLSTLDRRSTLSAANARASAADHDRMAARDTVADLVTRTYNLVELARRDFVTLDSSLAAAQENLRVQDLGFREGEAPASALVDARNLLGSARLQRAAAAYEYVLSLASLLAASDRYDTFARYQRSSEPVTTP; encoded by the coding sequence ATGGCCCTGCTGCTGGCCGCGACCGCAGCCGTGCTGCCGGCGGGCGCAAGTCCCCCGATCCCGATGACCTTCGATGCCGCCCAGGCGCGCCGCCAGGCGACCTCGCCGGTGCTGGGCGCGAGCAGCGCGGACCTGGCGGCCGCCGAGGCCCAGGCCGATGCCGCCGCGCGGCTGTATCGCCCGACGGTCGCGCTCGATGCGCAATGGCTGCATTACCAGAAGACCTTCGATCTCTCCCTGCTGGGCGCGCTCGACCAGGTCGAGTCCGTGGCCAGCCAGCTTGTGCCCGGCATCATCGGCGACCTGCCGGGCGTGCCGGGCGAGATCCTGCAGCTGATCAACGCGCGGCTGCGACAGACGCTGCCGGAATTCTTCGCCGCCCTGCCCGACACCGTCCGTATCCGCGGCTCGCAGACCACGTTGCGCCCGGTGGTGAGCGCGGTGATGCCGATCTACACCGGCGGCGCCATCACCGCGAGCCGTGAGGCTGCGGACGCCAATGTCGGGCTGGTGCGCGCCCTGCGCGAGCAGACCCAGGACCTGGAGGACGTGCAACTGGTCCAGCAGTACTTTGGCGTGGTCCTGGCGCAGCAGGCGGTGCAGATCGCCGGCGAGACCCGCGATGGCTTCGAGCTGCATCTGCACAACGCGCAGCTGATGGAACGCGAAGGCGTGCTCAGCACCGCGCAGCGGCTGCAGGTGCAGGTGGCGCGCGACACCGCGCAACGTCAGTACGACCGCGCGCAGCTGGAATACGACACCGCGTCGCGAGCGCTGGCGCGCAGCCTGGACGAGGCGGCCGGGGTAACGCCCGAATCACCGCTGTTCGTCGATCGCACGCCGCTGCCACCGCTCGAGGGCTTCATTACCCAGGCCGAGGGCGGGCATCCGCTGGTCGCCCAGGCCGAGGCCAGGCGCAGGCTCGCAGGTGCCGGCGTGGAACTGGCGCGTTCGCGCTACCGGCCACAGGTGTTCGCGTTCGGCACCTACAACCTCGACCGCGACAGCGCGCTGCCGATCGAGCCCGACTGGGCGGTCGGCCTGGCCCTGCGCTACGAACTGCTCTCCACGCTCGACCGTCGCAGCACGCTGTCAGCCGCCAACGCCCGCGCCAGCGCCGCCGATCACGACCGGATGGCTGCGCGCGACACCGTCGCCGATCTGGTCACCCGCACCTACAACCTGGTCGAGCTGGCCCGGCGCGACTTCGTCACCCTCGATTCCAGTCTCGCCGCGGCACAGGAGAACCTGCGCGTGCAGGACCTCGGTTTCCGCGAGGGCGAGGCGCCGGCCTCGGCGCTGGTCGACGCGCGCAACCTGCTCGGCAGTGCACGCCTGCAGCGCGCCGCCGCAGCCTACGAGTACGTGCTGTCGCTCGCCAGCCTGCTGGCGGCCAGCGATCGCTACGACACCTTCGCGCGGTATCAGCGCAGTTCCGAACCGGTGACCACGCCATGA
- the arfB gene encoding alternative ribosome rescue aminoacyl-tRNA hydrolase ArfB has translation MSTPPAIPEDELVERFVRASGPGGQNVNKVSTAVELRFDIAGSPSLPEHVRARLLARRDRRITEAGVLVLNAQRFRTQDRNREDARERLAAFIAAGYEVPKARVATRPTRGSKERRLGEKRERSTIKRGRATRDWD, from the coding sequence ATGTCCACGCCGCCCGCCATTCCCGAAGACGAACTCGTCGAGCGATTCGTGCGCGCGAGCGGACCCGGCGGCCAGAACGTCAACAAGGTTTCCACCGCGGTCGAGCTGCGCTTCGACATCGCCGGCTCGCCTTCGCTGCCTGAACACGTGCGTGCGCGACTGCTGGCGCGGCGCGACCGGCGCATTACCGAGGCCGGTGTGCTGGTGCTCAATGCCCAGCGGTTCCGCACCCAGGACCGCAACCGCGAGGACGCCCGCGAGCGTCTGGCAGCCTTCATCGCCGCCGGTTACGAGGTGCCCAAGGCGCGTGTGGCGACCAGGCCCACGCGCGGATCGAAGGAGCGGCGGCTCGGTGAGAAGCGCGAACGCAGTACCATCAAGCGCGGTCGCGCCACGCGCGACTGGGATTGA
- a CDS encoding HlyD family secretion protein yields the protein MTSARPRPRHLVFWLVLLVVAVFVVVGLYLAMRPAAPQVQGMVDADTYNVAPKAVARVEVMYAEEGQRVARGELLAELSSPEIQAADQQANAALQGAEAARELADEGARVEDVRSAEAVWQAARAASALAARTARRADNLFAEGVISAQRRDEADAAREASAAQAEAARQQYLKLAAGVREPTRALAESQVEAARAGVFEATALEKETHLLSPIDGEIAERFVQPGELVLLGVPVYTIIDIDHPYVSFPVRESQYAGLANGVVILGNVPALDLEGVAFEVDFIDPQGDFATWRATRQSRGYDMRSFEVRARPREPVEGLRPGMSVLLDWPPRR from the coding sequence ATGACGTCCGCGCGCCCCCGCCCCCGGCACCTCGTGTTCTGGCTCGTGTTGCTGGTCGTAGCCGTTTTCGTCGTGGTCGGGCTGTACCTGGCGATGCGGCCGGCGGCGCCGCAGGTCCAGGGCATGGTGGACGCGGACACCTACAACGTCGCCCCCAAGGCCGTCGCCCGGGTCGAGGTCATGTATGCCGAGGAAGGCCAACGGGTGGCCCGCGGCGAGCTGCTCGCCGAGCTCTCCAGTCCGGAGATCCAGGCTGCCGACCAGCAGGCCAACGCCGCGCTGCAAGGCGCCGAGGCGGCGCGCGAGCTGGCCGACGAAGGTGCGCGCGTCGAGGACGTGCGTTCGGCCGAGGCGGTCTGGCAGGCCGCCCGCGCGGCATCCGCGCTGGCCGCGCGCACCGCGCGGCGCGCCGACAACCTCTTCGCCGAAGGGGTGATCTCGGCGCAGCGCCGCGACGAAGCCGATGCCGCGCGCGAGGCCAGCGCCGCGCAGGCGGAAGCGGCGCGCCAGCAGTACCTGAAGCTGGCCGCGGGTGTGCGCGAGCCGACCCGGGCGCTCGCCGAATCGCAGGTGGAAGCCGCGCGCGCCGGCGTGTTCGAGGCCACTGCGCTGGAGAAGGAGACGCATCTGCTCTCCCCCATCGATGGCGAGATCGCCGAGCGCTTCGTGCAGCCCGGCGAACTGGTGCTGCTGGGCGTGCCGGTGTACACGATCATCGATATCGACCATCCCTACGTTTCGTTCCCGGTGCGCGAGTCGCAGTACGCCGGCCTGGCGAATGGCGTGGTGATCCTGGGCAACGTGCCGGCACTGGATCTGGAGGGGGTGGCGTTCGAGGTCGACTTCATCGACCCGCAGGGCGACTTCGCCACCTGGCGCGCCACCCGCCAGTCGCGTGGCTACGACATGCGCAGCTTCGAAGTGCGCGCGCGTCCGCGCGAACCGGTCGAAGGCCTGCGCCCGGGCATGAGCGTGCTGCTGGACTGGCCCCCGCGGCGATGA
- the dcp gene encoding peptidyl-dipeptidase Dcp: MLRPLLLSSAIAIALVACGDRSAESTMPATESTTAAPAQNPLFTASTLPFQAPPFDKLKDADYQPAIEEGMRQHLAEIRAIADNPEPPTFENTIEAMERSGELLTRSANVFFMLTGANTNETLQAAEEALAPKLAEHSSAIYLDPALFARVKTIYDQRATLGLTPEQITVVEHTHDNFVRAGALLDEAGKAEMRALSSEASTLSTAFGNKLLAASNAGGVLVADVAELDGLDEGTIAAAADAAKAAGHDGQWLLSLQNTTQQPVLGSLKNRALRERVLAASTGRTEKGDANDTRATIQRLAEIRARQAELLGFPNYAAYSIADQMARTPETALKLLTDTVPAATARARAELAKIQGVVDAQNGGFTAGAADWDFYAEQVRRAEFDLDESQIKPYFELDRVLNDGVFFAANQLYGITAKERKDIPVYHPDVRVFDIFDADGKQLALFYLDPFKRDSKQGGAWMGNFVEQNGLTGTIPVVYNVENFTKPAAGQPALLSFDDVTTLFHEFGHALHGFFSNTKYPSVAGTNTPRDFVEFPSQFNEHWALDPKVFANYARHYQTGEAMPQELVEKITTARTFNQGYATTEYLSAALLDLGWHMLPAGEAKQDVDAFEKQTLAAYKVDLPAVPPRYRTSYFSHIWGGGYAAGYYAYFAAEVLDHDAFQWFRENGGLTRENGQIFRDKILSIGHSRDLGEAYREFRGQAPSVEPLLEHRGLK; encoded by the coding sequence ATGTTGCGCCCCCTGCTGCTCTCTTCCGCGATCGCGATTGCCCTGGTCGCCTGTGGCGACCGTTCCGCCGAGTCCACGATGCCCGCCACCGAATCCACCACTGCCGCGCCGGCGCAGAACCCGCTGTTCACCGCCAGCACGCTGCCGTTCCAGGCGCCGCCCTTCGACAAGCTCAAGGACGCCGACTACCAGCCGGCCATCGAGGAGGGGATGCGCCAGCACCTGGCCGAGATCCGCGCGATCGCCGACAACCCGGAGCCCCCGACCTTCGAGAACACCATCGAGGCCATGGAGCGCAGCGGCGAACTGCTGACCCGTTCGGCCAACGTGTTCTTCATGCTCACCGGCGCCAACACCAACGAGACCCTGCAGGCTGCCGAGGAAGCGCTGGCGCCCAAGTTGGCCGAGCACAGCTCCGCCATCTATCTCGACCCGGCGCTGTTCGCGCGGGTCAAGACCATCTACGACCAGCGCGCGACGCTCGGGCTCACGCCCGAGCAGATCACCGTGGTCGAGCACACCCACGACAACTTCGTCCGCGCCGGTGCGCTGCTCGATGAGGCCGGCAAGGCCGAGATGCGCGCGCTGAGCTCGGAGGCGTCCACGCTGTCCACCGCGTTCGGCAACAAGCTGCTGGCCGCAAGCAATGCCGGTGGCGTGCTCGTCGCCGACGTGGCCGAACTCGACGGCCTGGACGAAGGCACGATCGCCGCCGCCGCCGATGCCGCGAAGGCCGCCGGCCATGACGGACAGTGGCTGCTGAGCCTGCAGAACACCACGCAGCAGCCGGTGCTCGGGTCGCTGAAGAACCGCGCGCTTCGCGAGCGCGTGCTGGCCGCGTCGACGGGCCGCACCGAGAAGGGCGACGCCAACGACACCCGCGCCACCATCCAGCGCCTCGCCGAGATCCGCGCCCGCCAGGCCGAGCTGCTCGGCTTCCCGAACTACGCCGCCTACAGCATCGCCGACCAGATGGCGCGCACGCCGGAAACCGCGCTGAAGCTGCTGACCGACACCGTGCCCGCCGCCACCGCGCGCGCGCGCGCCGAGCTGGCCAAGATCCAGGGCGTGGTGGACGCGCAGAACGGCGGCTTCACCGCCGGCGCGGCCGACTGGGACTTCTACGCCGAGCAGGTGCGCCGCGCCGAGTTCGACCTCGACGAGTCGCAGATCAAGCCCTACTTCGAGCTCGACCGCGTGCTCAACGATGGCGTGTTCTTCGCCGCCAACCAGCTCTACGGCATCACCGCCAAGGAGCGGAAGGACATCCCCGTCTACCACCCCGACGTGCGCGTGTTCGACATCTTCGATGCCGACGGCAAGCAGCTGGCCCTGTTCTATCTCGACCCCTTCAAGCGCGACAGCAAGCAGGGCGGCGCGTGGATGGGCAACTTCGTCGAGCAGAACGGCCTGACCGGCACGATTCCGGTCGTCTACAACGTCGAGAACTTCACCAAGCCCGCCGCCGGCCAGCCCGCGCTGCTGAGCTTCGACGACGTGACCACGCTGTTCCACGAGTTCGGCCACGCCCTGCACGGCTTCTTCTCGAACACGAAGTACCCGTCCGTGGCCGGCACCAACACGCCGCGTGACTTCGTCGAGTTCCCGTCCCAGTTCAACGAGCACTGGGCGCTCGACCCCAAGGTCTTCGCCAACTACGCCAGGCACTACCAGACCGGCGAGGCCATGCCGCAGGAACTGGTCGAGAAGATCACCACCGCGCGCACCTTCAACCAGGGCTATGCCACCACCGAATACCTGTCGGCCGCGCTGCTCGACCTTGGCTGGCACATGCTGCCGGCGGGCGAGGCCAAACAGGATGTCGACGCGTTCGAGAAGCAGACGCTGGCGGCGTACAAGGTCGACCTGCCGGCGGTCCCGCCGCGCTACCGAACCAGCTATTTCAGCCACATCTGGGGTGGCGGTTACGCGGCCGGTTACTACGCCTACTTCGCCGCGGAAGTCCTCGATCACGATGCCTTCCAGTGGTTCCGCGAGAACGGCGGCCTGACCCGCGAGAACGGCCAGATCTTCCGCGACAAGATCCTCTCGATCGGCCATTCGCGGGATCTGGGCGAGGCCTACCGCGAGTTCCGTGGCCAGGCGCCGAGCGTGGAGCCGCTGCTGGAGCATCGCGGCCTGAAGTGA